The genomic region CGAGAAGTTCCGCCACCCGATCCCGACCGACAGGCGTCTCGAAAAGATCGCGATGCTGGTCTTCTGTTTGGAACGGTTCGGACTGGTCTGCTCGCTGACCCGTTTGGTCAGCTTCGGACCGGTGAGCGACGACCGTCGCCGCCGCCACAACGCGGTGGTCAACGTGGATGCCGCCATGTGCCTCGCCTCGCGTCCCGGCCGGACGCTCGGCCAAGTCCTCGAAACCGCCCAGCGGGCCTACGCGGAAGGGGGGTTCGAAGGGGAATGGCGGCTGCACCACCAGGGCGGCCCCACCGGCTACCTGACCCGCGACGGCCTCGCCACGCCGGGCAACCCAACCCCGCTGGTCGCCAACCAGGCCCTCGCCTGGAACCCCTCGATTGCCGGCACCAAGAGCGAGGACACCCTCCTTATCGCCGACGGCCAGCCGACCGTGCTCACCGCCGCCGGACCCGACTGGCCCACCATCCAAGCCGAATCTAACGGCCGGACCATGTCCCGCCCGGATATCCTGGTGCTGTCGTAGCCCGAAAAAACAGCGAAAAATACCGATTTGAAGCATTGACTTGGCGCACGGTGGGCAGTAACATTAATGGTTTCCAAGACAAACGATAAGTAACGCTACGGCCAGGAGACAGGTTATGGCACATAAAAAGGGACAGGGCTCGACCCGCAACGGACGCGACAGCAATCCGCAGTATCTGGGCGTGAAGGTTTACGGCGGCCAGGAAATCAAGGCGGGCGGCATCATCGTCCGGCAGCGTGGCACCCGCGTGCAGGCCGGATTGAACGTCGGCCGCGGCCGCGATGACACCCTGTTCGCCCTCAAGACCGGGACCGTGCAGTTCGCGGGACGCAAGGTCCACGTCATGCCGGCCGAGGCGGCCACCGCTGAAGCAGCGGCGCAATAGCGACGAACCAACCGACCACCAAAACGCCGGGCTGTCCAATCCGTGGACGGCCCGGTTTTTTTATGCGCGGAATTGACGTTTCATTCAGCCGGCGGTGGGGCGGTCCACCAGCCAGAGGTTCTTGTCCGTCAACTCGTCGAACGTGTGCGGCCGGACGTGCCCGTCGAAAAACAGCGTTTGGGCCTTGAGTTGATGCCGCAGCGACACAAAGGGGTAACCCGACAGATAGTGCGGTTCCGGCGGACCCCACAGCGGGCCGAACACGATCGTCCAGAGGTTCCACGGAACGACGGTATCCGACTGCCAGCGGTTCCAGGTGAACTCCAACTCGCCGGCCCACTGCCCGCGCGGACCGCCATAGCCCGCATTTCTCACCGGGTTTTGCTTTTTTACGATGGGCGCAGGCCTTACTATCTGATGGCAAGTGGTTTGTGAGCAATAAGCGCATCAGACAGGAAGGCCTTGACGATGACAGAGTGTAAGC from Phycisphaerae bacterium harbors:
- the rpmA gene encoding 50S ribosomal protein L27, whose product is MAHKKGQGSTRNGRDSNPQYLGVKVYGGQEIKAGGIIVRQRGTRVQAGLNVGRGRDDTLFALKTGTVQFAGRKVHVMPAEAATAEAAAQ